Proteins encoded together in one Labeo rohita strain BAU-BD-2019 chromosome 21, IGBB_LRoh.1.0, whole genome shotgun sequence window:
- the c21h5orf15 gene encoding keratinocyte-associated transmembrane protein 2 isoform X1, which produces MTTAMKMASVGKTSFAVSAMGIVAVLLSLQILFVSCFPTVPADVSQNTSNKSNTAIMTPDKNMLSTQNDSHQHESGKVTTVTTTTTTTTTTMPAPAVDITVGTKAADIPPTTTATDLHETTSDLHETNPDLHKTTSDLHETTSDQTTAAKLNPPEPTTVSTPAAGKTESISDYVVPRMSSEADMGFGDDEDEDDGVIGEDLGESEEPQDSEVVRKNPSPAESPEEINVEFKGTTIYTTQDEDSHFFFHLVIIAFLVAIVYITYHNKRKLMLLAQSRRWRDGFCSRGVEYHRLDQNVNEAMPSLKMTNDYIF; this is translated from the exons ATGACGACAGCAATGAAGATGGCGTCGGTAGGGAAGACGAGTTTCGCGGTTTCAGCCATGGGAATAGTCGCAGTTTTACTGTCACTGCAGATCCTTTTTGTGAGCTGCTTTCCGACAGTGCCAG CAGATGTGTCTCAGAATACCAGCAATAAAAGCAACACCGCCATTATGACACCTGATAAGAACATGTTGAGCACCCAGAACGACAGTCATCAGCATGAATCAGGCAAGGTGACTACTGTGACGACTACGACGACAACTACGACGACTACAATGCCAGCTCCCGCTGTCGACATCACTGTCGGCACCAAAGCAGCAGACATTCCACCTACAACAACTGCCACAGACCTGCACGAAACCACTTCAGACCTGCACGAAACCAATCCAGACCTGCACAAAACCACTTCAGACCTGCACGAAACCACTTCAGACCAGACTACAGCCGCCAAACTCAACCCACCAGAGCCCACCACCGTCTCCACCCCTGCGGCTGGCAAAACAGAGAGCATCTCAGATTACGTGGTCCCCCGCATGTCTTCAGAGGCAGACATGGGGTTTGgagatgatgaagatgaagatgatggtGTTATTGGTGAAGACTTGGGTGAGTCTGAAGAGCCTCAAGACAGTGAGGTTGTGAGGAAAAACCCTTCCCCTGCTGAGAGCCCTGAAGAAATAAATGTTGAATTCAAGGGCACAACCATATACACCACCCAGGATGAAGATTCACACTTCTTCTTTCATCTGGTCATCATCGCCTTTCTGGTGGCCATCGTGTACATCACCTACCACAACAAGAGGAAG CTGATGCTGTTGGCTCAGAGTCGCCGCTGGCGGGATGGCTTCTGCTCGCGCGGGGTGGAGTATCACCGGCTCGACCAGAATGTCAACGAGGCCATGCCTTCGCTCAAGATGACCAACGATTACATCTTTTGA
- the c21h5orf15 gene encoding keratinocyte-associated transmembrane protein 2 isoform X2, which yields MTTAMKMASVGKTSFAVSAMGIVAVLLSLQILFVSCFPTVPDVSQNTSNKSNTAIMTPDKNMLSTQNDSHQHESGKVTTVTTTTTTTTTTMPAPAVDITVGTKAADIPPTTTATDLHETTSDLHETNPDLHKTTSDLHETTSDQTTAAKLNPPEPTTVSTPAAGKTESISDYVVPRMSSEADMGFGDDEDEDDGVIGEDLGESEEPQDSEVVRKNPSPAESPEEINVEFKGTTIYTTQDEDSHFFFHLVIIAFLVAIVYITYHNKRKLMLLAQSRRWRDGFCSRGVEYHRLDQNVNEAMPSLKMTNDYIF from the exons ATGACGACAGCAATGAAGATGGCGTCGGTAGGGAAGACGAGTTTCGCGGTTTCAGCCATGGGAATAGTCGCAGTTTTACTGTCACTGCAGATCCTTTTTGTGAGCTGCTTTCCGACAGTGCCAG ATGTGTCTCAGAATACCAGCAATAAAAGCAACACCGCCATTATGACACCTGATAAGAACATGTTGAGCACCCAGAACGACAGTCATCAGCATGAATCAGGCAAGGTGACTACTGTGACGACTACGACGACAACTACGACGACTACAATGCCAGCTCCCGCTGTCGACATCACTGTCGGCACCAAAGCAGCAGACATTCCACCTACAACAACTGCCACAGACCTGCACGAAACCACTTCAGACCTGCACGAAACCAATCCAGACCTGCACAAAACCACTTCAGACCTGCACGAAACCACTTCAGACCAGACTACAGCCGCCAAACTCAACCCACCAGAGCCCACCACCGTCTCCACCCCTGCGGCTGGCAAAACAGAGAGCATCTCAGATTACGTGGTCCCCCGCATGTCTTCAGAGGCAGACATGGGGTTTGgagatgatgaagatgaagatgatggtGTTATTGGTGAAGACTTGGGTGAGTCTGAAGAGCCTCAAGACAGTGAGGTTGTGAGGAAAAACCCTTCCCCTGCTGAGAGCCCTGAAGAAATAAATGTTGAATTCAAGGGCACAACCATATACACCACCCAGGATGAAGATTCACACTTCTTCTTTCATCTGGTCATCATCGCCTTTCTGGTGGCCATCGTGTACATCACCTACCACAACAAGAGGAAG CTGATGCTGTTGGCTCAGAGTCGCCGCTGGCGGGATGGCTTCTGCTCGCGCGGGGTGGAGTATCACCGGCTCGACCAGAATGTCAACGAGGCCATGCCTTCGCTCAAGATGACCAACGATTACATCTTTTGA